One segment of Elusimicrobiaceae bacterium DNA contains the following:
- a CDS encoding FGGY family carbohydrate kinase, with amino-acid sequence MTRDLLLAFDQGTTSSRTIIFGVNGEILAQESREFAQIYPQEGWVEHNPGELLGSLVESAKAVFGYSGITPGRIAAIGISNQRETVLLWDKKTGEPVHNAIVWQCRRTAPQCEELKKAGLADKIREKTGLVLDAYFSATKIRWILDNVPGARARAETGQLLCGTIDTWLLWNLTAGKVHATDYTNACRPRLRLRQE; translated from the coding sequence ATGACCAGGGATTTACTGCTTGCTTTCGATCAGGGAACCACCAGCTCCCGCACCATAATTTTCGGCGTGAACGGCGAAATACTGGCGCAGGAATCACGCGAGTTCGCCCAGATATACCCGCAGGAAGGCTGGGTTGAGCACAACCCGGGGGAACTGCTGGGTTCGCTTGTCGAATCGGCAAAAGCGGTCTTTGGCTACAGCGGGATAACTCCGGGCAGGATCGCCGCGATCGGCATTTCCAACCAGCGGGAAACGGTGCTGCTGTGGGATAAGAAAACCGGCGAACCGGTCCATAACGCCATCGTCTGGCAGTGCCGCCGCACGGCCCCCCAATGCGAGGAACTTAAAAAAGCCGGGCTGGCCGATAAAATACGCGAAAAAACCGGACTGGTGCTTGACGCCTATTTCTCCGCCACTAAAATACGCTGGATTCTGGACAATGTACCCGGCGCGCGCGCCAGAGCGGAAACCGGGCAGCTCTTGTGCGGCACGATAGACACCTGGCTCCTGTGGAACCTCACCGCAGGAAAAGTGCACGCCACGGACTACACAAACGCCTGCCGCCCCAGGCTCCGCCTGCGGCAAGAGTAG
- a CDS encoding nitronate monooxygenase family protein — MKSILPPLNIGGLKIAVPIIQGGMGVRVSDSGLAAAVANCGGAGTIASVGLGYCEEYCPDVVKVSNDGLRREIRRARELSKGVIGVNIMFALSNYEELVKTAAEEKADFIVSGAGLPLNLPELVGESPVRLLPIVSSARAANIIMKTWKRRYNRLTDAVVVEGPMAGGHLGFSTAELGDAGLTLEKIVPQVIAAVKVYADEAGRKIPVIAGGGVYTGADIAGFLKMGAGGVQIATRFVATDECPAAQAFKEAYLKATAADIFIIKSPVGMPGRALRTKFLDRVFGGETIPNKCAYRCLRSCNPTTVPYCIAKAMINAVEGRLDDAIVFAGSNVSRIDRIMPVRELMDELVAQANAAY; from the coding sequence ATGAAAAGCATTTTGCCGCCGTTAAATATCGGCGGCCTGAAGATTGCCGTACCCATTATTCAGGGCGGCATGGGAGTGCGTGTGTCGGATTCGGGGCTTGCCGCCGCTGTAGCCAATTGCGGCGGAGCGGGCACCATAGCGAGTGTGGGGCTGGGTTATTGCGAGGAATACTGCCCTGACGTGGTGAAAGTGTCGAATGACGGTTTGCGCCGTGAAATACGGCGCGCGCGGGAATTGTCGAAAGGCGTAATCGGCGTTAATATAATGTTCGCGCTGAGCAATTACGAGGAACTGGTTAAAACGGCGGCCGAGGAAAAAGCCGATTTCATCGTTTCCGGCGCGGGCCTGCCGCTCAATTTGCCGGAACTGGTCGGCGAATCGCCGGTGCGGCTGCTTCCGATAGTGTCGTCCGCCAGGGCGGCAAACATCATAATGAAGACTTGGAAACGGCGCTATAACCGCCTGACGGATGCCGTGGTGGTGGAAGGGCCTATGGCCGGCGGACATCTGGGGTTCAGCACCGCTGAACTGGGCGATGCCGGGCTGACGCTTGAAAAAATCGTGCCGCAAGTGATTGCCGCCGTAAAGGTCTATGCGGATGAAGCCGGCCGGAAAATTCCCGTCATAGCCGGAGGCGGGGTCTATACCGGAGCGGATATAGCCGGATTCCTTAAAATGGGCGCTGGCGGTGTGCAGATCGCCACCCGGTTTGTAGCTACCGACGAGTGCCCCGCGGCTCAGGCGTTCAAGGAGGCCTATCTCAAAGCCACCGCCGCGGATATTTTCATTATCAAGAGTCCCGTGGGCATGCCGGGCCGCGCGCTCCGCACGAAGTTTCTCGACCGTGTGTTTGGCGGGGAAACCATACCAAACAAATGCGCGTACCGCTGCCTGCGCAGCTGCAATCCCACAACGGTGCCGTACTGCATAGCGAAAGCCATGATAAACGCCGTGGAAGGCCGGCTGGACGATGCGATAGTGTTCGCCGGAAGCAATGTTTCCCGCATAGACCGCATTATGCCGGTTCGGGAACTGATGGACGAGCTTGTGGCTCAGGCCAACGCCGCTTATTGA
- a CDS encoding hybrid sensor histidine kinase/response regulator, with translation MIKVLIVDDDANNRSLLSDILTFKHPEYGFFFASNGKEALDLLRAELPDLVLLDIVMPDIDGFEVLEQAKNDDRIKNIPVIITTAIDDTKTKVRGFRLKAADYVVKPFTPDEIIARVEVHLQTKLDQDRLKSMNESILRTQAAFIENSKMIAIGNLAAGVAHEFNNILFIMQGYVEMYADSKSPDDLARICKVFKDLVSRSKLIVEGLMGYTKRTSGMQKINPATLLKESLALMNEQFSSHNIEVKPDFEEVGEIRCNADQISQVFLNVIINAVEAMRDCPRRVLTVTLRPCGRTPQDLCRTNPHLLCQNNGKCITISFSDTGPGIAPDVRERLFNPFLTTKGIIGGGNETAPGKGLGLFISYGIIKNHSGHIMINPGEGTGATVNIVLPSR, from the coding sequence ATGATAAAAGTGCTTATTGTTGACGATGACGCAAACAACCGGTCTTTGCTGTCTGACATTTTAACGTTCAAGCATCCGGAATACGGTTTTTTCTTCGCGAGCAACGGCAAAGAGGCGCTCGACCTGCTCAGAGCCGAATTGCCGGATCTGGTTCTGCTTGACATAGTAATGCCGGACATTGACGGGTTTGAGGTGCTGGAGCAGGCAAAAAACGACGACCGGATAAAAAACATCCCGGTTATTATCACCACCGCCATAGACGACACCAAAACAAAAGTCCGGGGGTTCCGCCTGAAAGCGGCGGACTATGTGGTTAAACCTTTCACGCCGGATGAAATTATCGCGCGGGTAGAGGTGCACCTCCAGACAAAGCTGGATCAGGACAGGCTGAAATCAATGAATGAATCCATCCTGCGCACGCAGGCGGCATTCATTGAAAATTCAAAGATGATCGCGATCGGAAACCTCGCGGCGGGCGTGGCGCACGAATTCAACAACATTCTTTTCATCATGCAGGGCTATGTGGAGATGTACGCCGACAGCAAATCGCCGGACGATCTGGCCAGGATCTGCAAGGTTTTCAAAGACCTTGTTTCCCGCTCCAAACTGATAGTGGAAGGGCTTATGGGGTACACAAAGCGCACGTCCGGGATGCAGAAAATCAATCCCGCCACGCTGCTAAAAGAAAGCCTGGCACTGATGAACGAACAGTTCTCCAGCCACAACATTGAGGTGAAGCCGGACTTCGAGGAAGTGGGCGAGATACGCTGCAACGCCGACCAGATTTCGCAGGTTTTTCTAAACGTGATCATAAACGCGGTGGAAGCCATGCGCGACTGCCCCAGGCGGGTTCTTACCGTTACGCTCAGGCCCTGCGGCCGAACCCCGCAGGATCTGTGCCGCACCAATCCCCACCTGCTGTGCCAGAATAACGGCAAATGCATCACGATTTCGTTCAGCGACACCGGCCCGGGCATCGCCCCGGACGTGCGGGAACGGCTGTTCAACCCGTTTCTCACCACCAAAGGCATCATCGGCGGCGGCAACGAAACCGCGCCGGGCAAGGGGCTGGGTCTGTTCATTTCCTACGGCATCATAAAAAACCACAGCGGGCACATCATGATCAATCCCGGCGAAGGCACGGGCGCGACGGTGAACATTGTGCTGCCGTCCAGATAA
- a CDS encoding response regulator, translated as MTRKLLIVDDETYILDLLSDMFKIEGYEVFCALNGEQAIEMLRDTVFDVVITDLVMPKMGGIKLFHEIKKVNPFAQIIIITGYPTLQGIAELFEAGASDFLLKPFPLALIKSLVKASFDRMDRWYSLREEWATYREKQKTKYFS; from the coding sequence ATGACACGCAAGCTACTGATCGTTGACGACGAAACTTATATACTTGATCTCCTGTCTGATATGTTCAAGATAGAAGGTTATGAAGTGTTCTGCGCGCTGAACGGCGAACAGGCCATAGAAATGCTTCGGGATACCGTGTTTGATGTAGTCATCACAGATCTTGTGATGCCGAAGATGGGCGGAATAAAACTTTTTCACGAAATTAAAAAGGTTAATCCATTCGCCCAGATAATCATTATTACCGGGTATCCCACATTGCAGGGCATAGCGGAACTGTTTGAAGCGGGTGCATCGGATTTTCTGCTCAAGCCGTTTCCTCTGGCTCTTATAAAATCGCTTGTAAAGGCCTCGTTTGACCGGATGGACCGCTGGTATTCGTTGCGGGAAGAATGGGCGACCTACAGGGAAAAGCAGAAGACAAAATATTTCTCATGA